A part of Drosophila ananassae strain 14024-0371.13 chromosome 2R, ASM1763931v2, whole genome shotgun sequence genomic DNA contains:
- the LOC6506358 gene encoding glutactin, with amino-acid sequence MRRRGVYVMLSLCGVATAALTTWLVISLTGSPGADAADAPTVAVQLANGQGEVLGNYGVTAWTDRTFMQFRGIPFAEPPTGELRFRPPVPRSAWTDTLSAVNFGQRCPVITNLNSQMSDAELEDCLNLSIYTKNLTANQPVMFYIYGGGYYNGSAEDHPPNYILEKDVVLVVPHYRVGALGWLSTYSEELPGNAPIADILLALEWVQLHIDRFGGDPERVTIIGQSAGAGVASALLLSPKTEGNLFKQAIVQSGSIFAKWAINADPTAQTRRVCAQLGCASCDLDDQMVRCLREAKVVDLARVTMLEKFSPIVGDLQGILPQSPSDLMTNYDRHIPLLTGFTEHDGSFVLASYYDILTESIGNVSALTVRQFTQQFNDNLIKDTSGLSDNLLYRLLFNPELLKSHDHKAAIPAYFDLTSVVYMKSPVITLANRIHTHQPSTPVYVYSFEYEGEHTRFGYEFGNEHYPFNGGVHHSNDNIYLFATHPLGEQDTLMAQKMVEVWTSFAIEGVPSGLSPLSTPSGPYNKLALQITKGEDLLDTLTAAIDDPNNGRLQREDVEF; translated from the exons ATGCGTAGacgcggcgtatacgtaatgttgAGTCTGTGCGGAGTAGCCACCGCCGCTCTAACCACCTGGCTGGTGATCTCCCTGACCGGCAGTCCGGGTGCCGATGCCGCCGATGCCCCCACAGTGGCCGTGCAATTGGCCAACGGCCAGGGGGAAGTGCTGGGCAACTATGGGGTGACCGCCTGGACGGATCGGACGTTTATGCAATTCCGAGGAATTCCATTCGCCGAACCGCCCACTGGGGAGCTACGTTTTCGG CCACCTGTGCCGCGGTCGGCCTGGACGGACACCCTTAGCGCCGTGAACTTTGGACAACGCTGCCCTGTGATTACCAACTTGAATAGCCAGATGTCAGATGCTGAGCTCGAAGACTGCCTTAATCTATCGATCTACACTAAAAAT CTGACTGCCAACCAGCCTGTGATGTTCTACATCTATGGCGGGGGATACTACAACGGCTCTGCTGAGGACCACCCGCCCAACTACATCCTGGAGAAAGACGTTGTCCTGGTGGTGCCCCACTACCGGGTGGGAGCTCTGGGCTGGCTGTCAACCTACTCGGAAGAGCTGCCGGGAAACGCGCCCATTGCCGATATTCTGTTGGCTCTCGAATGGGTGCAGCTGCACATTGATCGTTTCGGAGGTGATCCCGAAAGGGTGACCATTATCGGCCAGAGTGCCGGAGCTGGAGTGGCCAGTGCCCTGCTCCTAAGTCCCAAAACAGAAGGGAATCTCTTCAAGCAAGCAATTGTGCAATCAGGTTCGATTTTCGCCAAATGGGCCATCAATGCGGATCCCACTGCCCAGACCAGGCGAGTCTGTGCCCAGCTGGGATGTGCCAGCTGTGATCTGGACGACCAGATGGTCAGGTGTCTGCGGGAGGCCAAGGTGGTGGATTTGGCGAGAGTAACGATGCTGGAGAAATTTTCACCCATTGTGGGGGATTTGCAGGGAATCCTGCCCCAAAGTCCCTCCGATCTGATGACGAACTACGACCGACACATTCCACTGCTGACGGGATTCACAGAACACGATGGCTCCTTTGTTTTGGCCA GTTATTACGATATTCTCACGGAAAGTATTGGAAATGTTAGCGCTCTGACAGTTCGCCAGTTTACCCAGCAGTTTAATGACAATCTAATAAAGGACACCTCAGGACTCTCTGATAATCTCCTGTACCGTCTGCTCTTTAATCCGGAACTGTTAAAAAGCCACGACCACAAAGCCGCCATACCAGCATACTTTGAT CTCACATCGGTGGTCTACATGAAGTCTCCTGTGATAACCCTGGCCAACAGAATCCACACCCACCAGCCCTCCACTCCTGTCTATGTGTACAGCTTCGAGTACGAGGGTGAGCACACGAGATTCGGTTATGAATTCGGAAATGAGCACTACCCCTTCAATGGGGGAGTCCACCACTCGAACGACAACATCTACCTGTTCGCCACGCATCCTCTGGGCGAGCAGGACACTCTAATGGCCCAGAAAATGGTGGAAGTGTGGACTTCCTTTGCCATCGAGGGTGTTCCCAGTGGACTGAGTCCTTTGAGCACTCCAAGTGGTCCTTACAATAAACTAGCCTTGCAGATAACTAAAGGCGAGGACTTGCTGGATACCTTGACGGCAGCCATTGATGATCCCAACAATGGGAGACTTCAGCGAGAGGATGTGGAGTTTTGA